The DNA window gaccACCACCTGTAGGCATGGGCGGTGGGGGTGGAGGAGATACAGCGGACATAGtaggtggaggagggggagcaGGTGGGGAGGGATAGgcggaaggagaggaggaggggggaggaggggaaggtGGGGTGTCAAAGCCAGGGGGAGGTGGGGGAACCCCAAAGCCggagggtggaggtgggggagggggtgcagggggaggggagaggtTAGGGCGAGAGTTGGCTGGCGGAGAGGCCATTGGGGGAGCAGGAGGCGGGTGGTTTGGACTCAGTACGCTGACACGTTTCTGGGTCGGTGCACCATACTGTCCATCGTTAAACCTGCCAAAAACAGAACCGAACTTAGTGATAAAAGAAGAAGTTAAAGAGCAAAATAGACCCTCAATTTCCCTCCATAAACCTTCAGTTTCTTTGCAGCTGCAACCAGAGCAGCTCATGTTCATTAAAGAATCACAGGCTGAAAGTCAACAGTGAGCTTACAGTCTATTCTGTTGTTGTACCCTATAATTTGAGACAATGTGTCTTGGAGCAGCTGCGCAGTACATGTGTAGCTGTATGTTCAGAACATGATGGCTGGTGATGGTAGCGCAGCAGCGTGTTGGTGTATGCATGAGCTTGTACGTATGATGCTACTTACGCCATGTCTGGAGGTGGAGGGGGCAGGAAGTCATCAGGGCCAGGCGGAGGGAGAGGGGAGCCGGGGTCGTAAGCGTAGGAGCCTGTACTCTGCTCCAGGCCTTCAGAAGTGAAGCCATCTCCAGATCCAATACTGCCATTCAGACCCTCAGAAGAATTCCTTGAGACACATTTAATGCATTGTTATTGACCAAAATACAGTTAGTCATCTGTAGTCTCATAAGTTACCTGAATAAGTAATATTTGGCATTTACAGACATAATTAGCAGTTGTGGGCCATGTACTTCTTATGAAAAATTACCCCAAAGACATTTAAGAGGAAGTGTAACAAATGCATTTAAAGCAGAAGGCACAAATAGTGACTTGCACCCTGTGGTAACTGTTCTCACACATATTAAAAATAACCAAATACAAAGTGCTGTGTTCACTATTCAACTTAACAGCTTGATGTTTTCTCCGCATCAGGCCTGGCTTATGATTGAGTTACAAATAAGCCAACAAATTAAATGGTGAATCATTTGATGCATCACTGATTAAGCTGCAGCGGACACAATGtgcacacattaaaaacacagaagtaCAGAAATACTGTAGGCGttctttactttttatattctttttaacatttttttaacatttatttcctttttctgtttttatattcttgtttttctatttaattctaacaaaaagaataaatattactgttatttgttctttctctctgataATTTTTAGGtatttatttcatatgtttATGCCTATTCAACCCTGAGGCCTGATGTGACTCATACGTTTGTTCACTGCCATTTGTTAGGGACAGCCAGTACTACACCCAATCCCCAGAGAACATTTTCATACAGGACATACCACAGACTGGCCTATCACTGTGTACAGATTGgttgatagaaaaaaaaaaaatttggggGGGGGAGTTGAATTCACCCTGCGAGTGCCCTTTCTGTAAACACATACTTCCATTGTGTTCACTAGTGAAAGTAATCTTGAATTCATTGAGTCATTATTGCCTAGTCGTCACTAAAATGCACTCAAATGCTTCTTGAGTCTGTAGTGTTGCACCAAAACGCATCTCCATCAACCTGCGGAGACTTCAACTCACTCGACCTCTCAACTTACATCAAATCATTCTTCGGCACCACAAACTCCTCTCCCATCTTGCGGCGCTCCCATTCCTCCTTCCTGGTCTTGATCTTACGAGGATTGAGCGTCCGCTGGTTCAGGttgtctttcttctccttctacTCAGAAAAGGAGACAGCGACAAGAGTGATTAACAGCTAAATCAGAACGAAAGTTTTAGTTTAAATTCGATGACTGCtatgtttcttattttattgcGTGTATGAGCGTGTTTATGCGTGTCTCACTCGGTGCTTGCGTTTCTCCTTCATGATGTCCTTGGTGTCCTGCAGCATCTTCTCCTTCCATAGGTCAAAGAAGTAGGAAGGATCCGTGTAAAACTTCAGGGCTTCCCTCCCATCCTCCCTGTAGAAAATCATTTATAGacattataaatacatttaggCATCAGCTACACTTaatgtacatacatatgtaACAGATCTTTATCCGCTTTGTGTGTCAAAATATTAACAGGCCATAAAACTTCCCTTTTTAGGAACAGAGAGCGCTACTTTCTTGTGACATCCACGGTACATGGTAAGCATGAAAGTGAACAAATTTACCACATTTGAGGTCAAATGAAAACCACTGTCACCAGTCAGAGAGTCTTGATAATATAATTGGTTTATCATTGATGCCACTGCTGTGGTTACTGATTATACAGATTTCTTCCTCAACCAACCAAGCCTCCTGCTGTTCTGGTTTCTAATTATCTTGCTTCTGATGACACCTCTCGTCTCGTGCATAATTTATATTCGAGATCTCGCTGATATGTGTCAACTGGGTTGTGACATACATGATTATTGTTTTACCCGCAGAATTTCTCTAATGCTGCTTTCGTTCAATTGAGGGGAATACTCACAGTATAAACAGAGCCATTTAAACCAAATATTACATAACCATTTGTTACTTTATATGGTCAATCCTCATTGACATGaaatgtttcagattttttctttttttttttttttttagaccagAACAAAACGATCAGTgttaattttaaaattcaaacagtgaaacagtgaaacaaaaaaCCGCCTGATCATATAAATAGGTCAGatctattttctctctgtcacgTGTTGACTGATGAACAGAAGAAAACCGTAGAACATCAGCATGGTATAGACTAAAGGAAGTGGGCTACGTGTCTTTAGGAACATGTCAgcaattttgacattttagtgaTGTTTGACATCATAAATATTGAAATTCTGCAATTGTTTTTTCCACCTTTTAATTGGGAGAAAGCTTCATTaagacagacacacaatgtTACAGCCCAGCCTCTATTTGAGAACCACTCTTTGATGAGTTTTGAAAGCATGTGTATCAAAGAAGTGGATATGAATAATGCATAATGATGACAAACATATAGCATGCCTGCGTGTACTTCCacgtgtgcacatgtgcatgcacatggTCTTATTTTTCCTTTCATGGTTTGCTCAAGTGAATGAATATGATTCATGATTCATGCCAAGTCCTACCGGTATTGGCTGAGATGATTGAGTGGTGGGGGTGGATCACAGGTTGTATAGGTGTCCTGTACAGGCATTGGCAGAGACGGCCTGGTAAACAGCTGCTGGTCCTGGGTCAGGCTGCTCCGGAAGGCCTTACGGGTAGTGATGGCCTGcagagagactgaaagagaaagagaaagaacagagaatGTAATTGAATATTCAATGTCCACATAGAGAAGAGGTGCTGGCAAAGTAATGTTAATTGGATACGTTTTGTCCTTTTAAGAGTGACTAAGTCtttaccatgtttttttttttttttttttttaagaacagGCAAACCAATTTTAAGcaatttttctctttaaattagCAGTGTCAGCAATGTTCAAACATTATATTTTACACttagtgtgtgtatttgcagtTTGAAAATAGACTAAAAACGATTTATTTCATGCTCTCAGACAAGTAactaaacattaaaatgcagactattatataatatatatattagctGTATTCAAATTGATGTACACACTAACACAAGTATTGGTAATGAAGGAATACTTACCCTCCTCCTCTTTAGGGTCCAGTTGAGTGACTTTGACCTGCAGACGATCCACTCTTTCCCCCAGCGTATTTACTCTGATGGCGAATGCTCCAGCCTGTACAAACAGCTCCCCGAACACATCCTCTGCATACTTgcctacaaacacacagccacacacacggGGCTTAACTTGCATATATAATTTGCATATCAGAAGATATTCGTTTCACACACGctcaataaatacatattaataaATCTCAACTTCATTAGAAGTAAAAGCAAATTGTAATCATCACATAAACATGCAAATACGCATCACACACATTCGCCACGTGTTACAAACCACTGACACCTGTCCACACACTGCAAACACTCACTGAGGCTGCCGAGCTGACGGATGATGTTGGCCAGGCTGATATTGGTGACACATTCTAGCTCACTGCGGATGTTGGTGGGGATGGTCTGGCGACACACATGTCGCGGTTCTATATTCCTGGTAACCAGAGGCATGGTGGGGTGTGGTGGGTAGAGGGGCCCAACCCTGGAGGGGAAGAGAACAGGGGTCATTTGAGCCAAAGATATACAAACATTAAGAGACTATAACACAACACTGAGGCAGAGATGTATTACCATGTATTACATAGATCAGTGATACAAATTAGTCTTGTGTTGAaagaattaattgattagtctacTGTCTGATTAGTCTACTAATTATTTGACAAATTTAataatgattgtttttaattgttattttataaaGCAACAATGCTGAAAATTCACTGagtccagcttctcaaacatgaGGATCTACTgcgtttttttgtttgatattattttttttttttgtaagcgGTCCCTTTGAGCTCTGGAAATTATGGTGGGTATTTTTCATGGGTGGGTATGGTTCATGACAAATTATGTACGAACAGTGAATcgaaaaacaataaataaattactcaataacaaaaataattgttacttTCAACCCTGAACAAGTCATATGCTCATGTGACATCCAGccacatatataaatacacactgaacCAGACAGGGATAAAGCAGAAGCAAAACTAAAGCCTCAGCACAGACCCCAAAATAATCCACCCGGTCTATGTGAAGTaaactggaaaataaaaacttgttaaaaaaaatctttggtAGAGTAAGGATTTCTGCGACATTATGCGTACAGTAacttaaacatttcaaattacATTGGAAAAATAGCAGTCAGTGTGTGCTAATGTCAACCCCCCACGCAAAGCAGTATCTTTGCCATATGGATTCTGTTCAGAAAATGACAGAGATGTGCAGTGACTGcagactctctctcttcctgctaCCAAGACAGTGCAGGCAAGCAGAATTTAGCTCACTGTAAGTATACCCTGCAGTGCTTCCTATTCCCCATTTTGGTTGCCTAATTACAAGTTTTTCATGTTGAGAATGGTGAGGTCATCACACAAATGGATTCAAGTTGTCTGCCCCTTTTCCTTGGGGATGACAGCCACGTTTTTGTGAGTATTTCCAAAGGGAGCATACTGTAGCTCTGTCACGTTTATTAACCTCTTCTCCATCATAAGGTTGAACCACAGCTTTAAGCACAAAACAGCTTCACACTGTGTGGTTAGTGGTCTCTTCAGCAGCAAGCTACAGTCAGCCGCCCTGGGCTGTCAAACTGACACACTGAAACTAGTAAGGTTTTACTAGTTAGAAGTTTAATATCTTGAATTAACTCTGCTAgctacaacaaaacaaatgaacgTTACACTTTAGCGCCCTCAACATGAAGCTAGGTTGGCTAAAATATGCTAAAATGTAACTGGGGATCTCGGCCTTGTTACAGCAGGAAGTAACTTGTAAACGCCTCTTATCTCGAagaaacagtcaaacaaaagtATATTTACACCCTTCAATTCATGGAAACATAACTGACTAATCATACTTTACTTACCGTCAAAATTAGCGACTGTAAGCTCCCTCTATACAGTCTGGTTGTTGTCCTTTCTCAAGATTTCTACAAGAAATGTTGAGCGGTACAGTACGCGGACGGGACAAACAGATCACGCAAGTCCCGGGATTCTGAACTTCTGATTGGTCAAGCCGCTGAGCTCCTCAAAGCTAATTGGCTGCCGCGCCTGTCGCTTATTTTTGGTGAGAACAGGATGTGGAAAATTCAACGTAAAAAGCGCAACTCCGCCCTGACTAGTGGCAAACATCTGGCCGCAATTTGCGTAACGCAGGGTGGAGGCAGGAGCACATTCCGACGTGCGCTCCAGCGAGTTGGAACTCGTCCGAGGAATGACTGGCATTGGCCTTTTATGAATAAGAAGATAACAAGAACTCACTATGGAGAAAAGCACTTAAGCAGATAAATAACTGTATGGGCCGAGTGTTAAGTGCACCCTTCACCTTAGCTTAGCCCGTGCAAACTGGAAGTACACAAGGTTTATGGGAGGAGAATCAAGACTTTATCCAGTAAAGATCAAATATTTTATCTAAGTGGCTTAAAACTTATATGATCATGTGGCAAATAAGAGTACTGggataatgtttttgtttggctGTTGCAATGTGATGGCAATTAAAGCGATTATAGCCTTGTCTTGCGGCACAGTGCCTGTTGTAGGtcttaaactttatttgtgttgGAATTAAGTCACTGTTGCAGCCActtctttaattttgtttattgaatcaaataaatgcaaatatgttttgacaaACAACGCAAACACAGTCATTGAATGACACTTATAATTTATTggaaacacactcatacagttagtaatatatatatatatcaagtTTAAGATGTATAAATATGTTTGCATTTATTACACCCCTCTGTCATGTGTTTAAAGAGGCCTGTAATACAGAACACACTTGTATATGAAGACATGAATTATAACTGTGCTTCCAtatatatccaaagatgatttGGTATGGTTTGCATGTGGTTGCAATGTATATCTGTaggaaaagcaacaaaaaatcACCTTATTTCCATGAAAACATTCAGCTTTCATCTTCTCTAACCTGTCTTCTAAGGACATTAAAACCTCTTGTTACCAGGGATGATCAGGGtgttaaaagataaataaaataaaactatggGCTCTTTGGATTCATTTTGAGTTTATTGTGATATTAATGCACATATATAATATggtgtcattgtttttcttattattatacagtacattgtaGAGTGCAAAAAATGCATCAGTATGATGGCAAAGAATCTAGAAATTTTACAGTAAACactatattttttcattatcatttaagcattttcttgtcttctgtgtaaacagtttttattgcacaaaaaagcattttaaggCCTACAGAGACGTtcttatatacagtaaatcatcAATTCAAAGACTACATTCAAGCATCTGGATCTTAGCTGTATCaatcaaataaatgcaaaataggATGTACC is part of the Thunnus albacares chromosome 19, fThuAlb1.1, whole genome shotgun sequence genome and encodes:
- the wasf2 gene encoding wiskott-Aldrich syndrome protein family member 2, whose product is MPLVTRNIEPRHVCRQTIPTNIRSELECVTNISLANIIRQLGSLSKYAEDVFGELFVQAGAFAIRVNTLGERVDRLQVKVTQLDPKEEEVSLQAITTRKAFRSSLTQDQQLFTRPSLPMPVQDTYTTCDPPPPLNHLSQYREDGREALKFYTDPSYFFDLWKEKMLQDTKDIMKEKRKHRKEKKDNLNQRTLNPRKIKTRKEEWERRKMGEEFVVPKNDLMNSSEGLNGSIGSGDGFTSEGLEQSTGSYAYDPGSPLPPPGPDDFLPPPPPDMAFNDGQYGAPTQKRVSVLSPNHPPPAPPMASPPANSRPNLSPPPAPPPPPPPSGFGVPPPPPGFDTPPSPPPPSSSPSAYPSPPAPPPPPTMSAVSPPPPPPMPTGGGPPPPPPPPPPPPGPPPPSFEISTPSGGGVAPSSAPKPQPEPAGDARSDLLQAIRQGFNLRKVEAQREQEKRDHIGNDVAAILSRRIAVECSDSEDDSSEFDDDEWSE